A single region of the Acinetobacter sp. WCHA45 genome encodes:
- a CDS encoding DUF4198 domain-containing protein has product MRHLITTGLLALLPTLSFAHTASPFLLPEVFDSKSDSVSFQSGITVEKFFVASRNFKTSYQVTTPEGKTESFNAAAELKKFNIAEFNLTNDGTYRIRTKEATGNPTKYAQVDGRWLRVRPSRPANAAPMQPQANAEQKAPQQASQPPRFVTEDQITANAKTLQTTNYYLAESFVTKGKPSPIPQVENKGFEFKFLTHPNELFAGESLKAQVLMDGKAVPNLEVDVFKGASSYQPNAKREQPHVKTNAKGEVEIKFSEAGIYLITATYPEANSDNTKPPVAQSYTYSVTVEVTE; this is encoded by the coding sequence ATGCGTCATTTGATTACGACTGGATTACTCGCGCTGTTACCAACCTTGAGTTTTGCTCATACTGCCAGCCCATTTTTACTGCCTGAAGTCTTCGATAGCAAATCTGACAGTGTGAGCTTTCAAAGTGGTATTACAGTAGAAAAATTCTTTGTCGCAAGTAGAAATTTTAAAACCAGCTATCAAGTCACAACGCCTGAAGGTAAAACTGAATCTTTCAATGCAGCAGCTGAACTGAAAAAGTTTAATATCGCTGAATTCAATTTAACCAATGATGGTACCTATCGCATTCGCACAAAAGAAGCGACTGGTAATCCAACCAAATATGCTCAAGTTGATGGGCGTTGGTTACGTGTTCGTCCATCACGACCTGCAAATGCTGCACCTATGCAACCTCAAGCAAATGCTGAACAAAAAGCACCTCAGCAAGCAAGCCAACCACCACGTTTTGTGACAGAGGATCAAATCACGGCTAATGCAAAAACACTTCAAACAACAAACTATTATCTTGCTGAAAGCTTTGTGACAAAAGGCAAACCAAGCCCAATTCCACAAGTTGAAAATAAAGGTTTTGAATTTAAGTTTTTAACACACCCAAATGAATTATTTGCTGGTGAATCACTTAAAGCACAAGTTTTAATGGATGGCAAAGCTGTTCCTAACTTAGAAGTTGATGTTTTTAAAGGTGCGAGCAGCTATCAACCCAATGCTAAACGTGAACAACCGCACGTGAAAACCAATGCAAAAGGTGAAGTCGAGATTAAATTTAGCGAAGCAGGCATTTATTTAATTACCGCGACTTATCCAGAAGCGAATAGTGACAATACCAAACCACCTGTTGCTCAAAGCTACACCTATAGCGTTACCGTTGAAGTGACGGAGTAA
- a CDS encoding DMT family transporter — MKNWLILFIAIVAEVIATSALKSSEGFTKPMASIVVVLGYMIAFYCLSLTLKTIPVGIAYAVWSGVGIVLITTVAWIVFDQKLDVWGIVGIALIMSGVLVLNLLSKTSSH; from the coding sequence ATGAAGAATTGGCTCATTTTATTTATCGCAATTGTTGCTGAAGTGATTGCTACTTCTGCTTTAAAAAGTAGTGAAGGGTTTACAAAGCCGATGGCATCTATTGTTGTTGTACTCGGTTATATGATTGCATTTTATTGTTTATCTCTCACATTGAAAACAATTCCCGTTGGTATTGCTTATGCGGTATGGTCGGGTGTCGGGATTGTCCTCATTACGACTGTAGCTTGGATTGTATTTGACCAGAAACTGGATGTCTGGGGAATTGTTGGCATTGCATTGATTATGAGTGGCGTTCTGGTCCTGAATTTGTTGTCTAAAACAAGTTCGCATTAA
- the mnmG gene encoding tRNA uridine-5-carboxymethylaminomethyl(34) synthesis enzyme MnmG — MHYPKVYDVIVIGGGHAGTEAALAAARMGRQTLLLTHNIETLGQMSCNPAIGGIGKSHLVREIDALGGAMALAADKGGIQFRILNSRKGAAVRATRAQADRVRYKAAIRDTLENQANLDIFQQAADDLIVEGDTVKGVVTQMGIRFDTKTVVLTTGTFLGGVIHVGLQNSSGGRAGDPPSIALAHRLRELKLPVGRLKTGTPPRIDARTVDFSVMTPQPGDFPSPVMSFMGDASMHPEQVNCYITHTSEKTHEIIRGGLDRSPMYTGVIEGVGPRYCPSIEDKIHRFADKDSHQVFLEPEGLDTHELYPNGISTSLPFDVQFNLVRSIRGMENAHILRPGYAIEYDYFNPQALKFTLETKAIQNLYFAGQINGTTGYEEAGAQGLLAGLNAARRAWEQEEWTPKRDQAYMGVLVDDLITLGTKEPYRMFTSRAEYRLMLREDNADQRLTSIGRELGLVDDERWAAYSEKMEAVERETSRLQHLWAAPNNPMGKKFVEMTGADLSKECSAIDLLKRPNINFSQIAELTGSEVSEQVGEQIEIAVKYEGYINRQHEDVAQLKRLEETRIPADFEYEGISGLSREITLKLKTVRPETLAQASRIPGVTPAAVQLLMITIRKNNMAKKSA, encoded by the coding sequence ATGCACTATCCTAAAGTTTACGACGTTATCGTAATTGGTGGCGGTCACGCTGGTACGGAAGCGGCGCTTGCTGCTGCTCGTATGGGAAGACAAACATTATTGTTGACGCATAATATTGAAACTTTGGGGCAGATGAGCTGTAACCCTGCAATCGGTGGTATTGGTAAATCACACCTTGTCCGCGAGATTGATGCACTCGGTGGTGCAATGGCACTTGCTGCGGATAAAGGTGGTATTCAGTTCCGTATTCTCAATTCACGTAAAGGTGCGGCTGTTCGTGCAACACGTGCACAGGCTGACCGTGTTCGTTATAAAGCTGCAATTCGTGATACTTTAGAAAATCAAGCGAATCTAGATATTTTCCAACAAGCTGCGGATGATTTGATTGTTGAAGGCGATACCGTTAAAGGCGTTGTAACCCAAATGGGCATCCGTTTTGATACCAAAACTGTGGTATTGACGACAGGTACTTTCTTGGGCGGTGTGATCCACGTTGGTCTACAAAACTCAAGTGGTGGTCGTGCGGGCGATCCACCGTCAATTGCATTAGCTCATCGTTTGCGTGAACTTAAATTGCCAGTAGGCCGTTTAAAAACAGGTACACCACCGCGTATTGATGCCCGTACAGTTGATTTCTCTGTTATGACGCCGCAGCCAGGTGATTTCCCATCGCCTGTAATGTCATTTATGGGTGATGCATCTATGCATCCTGAACAGGTGAATTGCTATATTACCCACACCAGTGAAAAAACCCATGAAATTATTCGTGGTGGTCTAGATCGTTCACCTATGTATACGGGTGTAATTGAAGGCGTAGGCCCACGTTATTGTCCATCAATTGAAGATAAAATTCACCGTTTTGCTGATAAAGATTCACATCAAGTGTTCTTGGAGCCAGAAGGCTTGGATACCCATGAACTTTATCCAAACGGAATTTCGACTTCTTTACCATTTGACGTACAGTTCAATTTAGTTCGTTCGATCCGTGGTATGGAAAATGCGCATATCTTGCGTCCGGGCTATGCGATTGAATATGACTATTTCAATCCACAAGCATTGAAATTTACACTTGAAACCAAAGCGATTCAAAATCTGTACTTTGCGGGTCAAATCAACGGTACGACAGGTTATGAAGAAGCGGGTGCACAGGGCTTGCTTGCAGGCTTAAACGCTGCACGCCGTGCGTGGGAACAAGAAGAGTGGACACCAAAACGTGATCAAGCTTATATGGGCGTATTGGTTGATGACCTGATTACATTGGGAACCAAAGAACCGTACCGTATGTTTACTTCTCGTGCTGAATATCGTTTGATGTTGCGTGAGGATAATGCCGATCAGCGTTTAACCTCTATTGGTCGTGAGCTTGGCTTAGTGGATGATGAGCGTTGGGCTGCATATAGCGAAAAAATGGAAGCAGTTGAGCGCGAAACTTCTCGTTTACAACATTTATGGGCTGCGCCAAACAATCCAATGGGTAAAAAATTCGTTGAAATGACGGGTGCTGATCTTAGTAAAGAATGTAGTGCGATTGATTTATTGAAACGTCCAAATATCAATTTCAGTCAAATTGCAGAATTAACGGGTTCTGAAGTTTCAGAGCAAGTGGGTGAGCAAATCGAAATTGCGGTGAAATACGAAGGTTATATCAACCGTCAACATGAAGATGTTGCACAATTGAAACGTCTAGAAGAAACCCGAATTCCTGCTGATTTTGAATATGAGGGGATTTCAGGTTTGTCACGTGAAATCACCTTGAAGTTAAAAACAGTTCGTCCAGAAACTTTGGCACAAGCGAGTCGTATCCCAGGTGTGACTCCCGCAGCAGTACAATTATTGATGATCACCATTCGTAAAAACAATATGGCGAAGAAATCAGCATAA